CTTGCGGACCTGTTGCTCCTGTTTGACCGTTAGAACCGGCAGGACCTTGCGGACCTGTTGCTCCTGTTTTACCGTTCGAACCTGAACATCCTGCGATAAGCAGCAGGACAAACAATGAAAAGATAAAAAATGCTTTGATGGTGACTTTCATACAAACCTCCTTTTGATCTATTTTATACTATACATTTAATATTCGGCGGCCGATTTCGATGCATCTTTCCGATTGCACACTTATTGTGCGCGAAAATAGAAATTGTCAATACTATTGTAGAAGAGCTTTTACGAAACGAAGGGCCGTCCCATATTTCTGTTTCTCTTTGGAAAAAGACTTGTGGTTAGATATTACATGACTCAATACAAAATCCAAACAAAGTATTTTGCAGCCAACGAGGCTTACTCCCATATCGTCTTATTTGCTTGCAATCTGATAAACTGATTCATGTGTATTAAGTATCTGTAAAATCATTCTTCTATTAGCAGACAGAGATTATAAATCCCGCTGCATCACATTGGTTAAATTATTTACAGTGGTGGGCACACAGTCTTTTTTAAGAGCAGATACCACAAAAAATGGCACTGCAGAGAGTTTAAGCGCTGCCCACCAGATATTTAAGATTATTACACATATTTAATACCACTTTTTCATATCAATTGTTTTCACTTATGACGACACCTATCTGATACGCTTCCTTATTCTTCAATACATACCAGATACGCGATAATAACTTCTTCGCTATTCGTATTATCGCCTTATTCTTCCTCATCCGAAAAGAAAGTTTTTTGAATGCCATCATTAACGCAGGATCATTCCTCACTGCTATCCATGTATTCTCTATTAATAATTCTCTTAAAACGGGATTCTGCCTGTTCGTTAGTCCAGTGTTAGGTATCTCCTCTCCAGTTGAATGTTCTCCAGGATATAAACCACAGTATCCATTCAGTTTATCGAAAGACCCAAATTTATTGATGTCCATTAACACCGTTAAAAGTATCATCGCTGACAAACTGCTTATCCCTGGTATTGTTACCAAATTCCTTACATCGGTCTTGTATGGCTCTTGCCTTGATAATGCCCTTATTTGGTGCATGCTATAATAAATCTTACTTCGCAGATGATTCAGTTCTTCAATTAATACCTTAAATGCTTCGTTGCCGCTATCATGCTGAAAACGAAGCTGTTCAAGCCATTGCATGTATCGCTTTGACCGGTATGTCCCTACTTCCCTGTCTGAAATCTCTCTACCCAAAAAAGAGAGTATCGCCTTTATCTTATTCTTACACCGCGTCTGCTTGCTTACCATATCACGCCTTGCGCGGACCAAAAGACGATCCTCTTGTTGCTTACGAGTCGGTATATACCCTGATTCAAATTCTCTATTCCTTAGTCCTCTCGCCAGTTTCCGAGCATCTATTTGTATTCGTCTTCGTTGAATATTCTTTGTATTTCGTCGGCACATCCTCAGGATTTACAACCATACACTCTATCCCGCTCTCCCGTAACTGCTCGTGTATCCGGTACCCACTGTATCCTGCTTCATACACACAGTGGTAATGTGCACAGGGAAAATTATGATGCAAATAATGTATTAATGTCTTAGTCTTCGGTGTCTGATTAAAAGTCTTGTGTTCCATATCCCCTACCAGAATACATGTTTGCCAGCTCTTCTTGCCAATATCTAAACCCACGTAAATGTCCTGTCCTGCAAAGTCCAATGTATTTGCCTTTTGCATTTTATTCCTCCTTTTTTTAATATCCTTTACTTTAAATGAAGAGATCTACTTTTTAAACATAATGTCTTTTTTTAGTAGGGGGATCAGATGTGTTGTTAGAAATGATATACCAATAAGCTCAAAACAGGTCTGCAACCAGTAATTAAAAAAGGGCGGGGAGAACCCCGCTCTGGTTAAATACCGGTTCTTTTTATAAATGCAGTCTTTTGATTGTTTTATCAAGTTCTTTTCTAACAATGACTCGCATTATGGTAATCATCCTGTCTTCTATCCTATAAAGAACCCTATAATCTCCGGAGCGAAGCCGGTACAGCGGTGGCTTAAATCCCTTTAATTTCTTAATGCCTGCTCCTGATACAAGAGGATTTGCAGACAACGTTTTAATTGCAGCAACTATTTGTTCACGGAACCTCAACTGGATATCCTGCAAATCATCAATATAAAGTCAACAAAGCAATGAAAAAATTAAAAGTAAGGATAAATAACGAGTTACGAGACTACGGTTTGTCAAAGATATAATTCCGTTAGTATTTAATCGGTACCATACATCACCAATAATTTAACCACATTTACCACCAATCTTAACGGCTGCTAAGCCTTCTGAAAAATCGGCTGTATCATCATACTGGGGAATGATGAGGCGTACAATCGTCTGCAAATCCTTATTTTAAGCATGGTTAAAGAAGATTGCCGGGGAAGGGAATTGAACCCTTATGTCCCGGAGGACGGGGGATTTTGAGTCCCCTGCGTCTACCAGTTCCGCCACCCCGGCGCGCAGCCTTGTCTTATCAAGATGTATTCTACATACCATTTTTGTTGTTTTATCAAGTAAATTGATAAGAAAAAACCGACGGGTCACAGGCTTCCATCTTTGCCACTCTTGATTGGCTGGATTTTAAGAGTTTCACCAGTTGTTCATGCGTATGGTTTCT
This Deltaproteobacteria bacterium DNA region includes the following protein-coding sequences:
- a CDS encoding transposase; translated protein: MVSKQTRCKNKIKAILSFLGREISDREVGTYRSKRYMQWLEQLRFQHDSGNEAFKVLIEELNHLRSKIYYSMHQIRALSRQEPYKTDVRNLVTIPGISSLSAMILLTVLMDINKFGSFDKLNGYCGLYPGEHSTGEEIPNTGLTNRQNPVLRELLIENTWIAVRNDPALMMAFKKLSFRMRKNKAIIRIAKKLLSRIWYVLKNKEAYQIGVVISENN
- a CDS encoding type II toxin-antitoxin system RelE/ParE family toxin, producing MRFREQIVAAIKTLSANPLVSGAGIKKLKGFKPPLYRLRSGDYRVLYRIEDRMITIMRVIVRKELDKTIKRLHL